CAGCACACGTTGGAGCTGGTGCTGCTCGCTCCCCCGGCACGCTGAGCGTCAGCGTCCGGCTGCGGCCACCCAGCGGTCCAGCGTCGCGCGCGCGGCCCCGGAGTCGATCGCCTCGCCGGCGCGGGCGATGCCGGCGAGGAGCGCCTCGTCGTACGGCGCCCCGGGGGCGTCGTAGACGGCGAGCGCGGCACCCGCGTTGAGCAGCACCGCGTCGCGCACCGGGCCGGTCTTGCCGTCGAGCAGGTCGCGGACCACGCCGGCGTTGTGCTGGGCGTCGCCGCCGCGCAGGTCCTCGGCGGTCGCCGGGGCGATGCCGAGGGCGGTCGGGTCGACGCTGACCTCGCTGACCTCGCCGCCGTGGACCTGCCACAGCCGCGAGGTGGTCGTCGTGGTGAGCTCGTCGAGCCCGTCGTCGCCGCGGAAAACCCAGGCGTCGACGCCGCGGCGCGCGAACACGCCGGCCATGACCGGGGCCAGCCTGGGGTCGGCGCAGCCGATCGCCTGGGCGGCCGGGCGGGTCGGGTTGGCGAGCGGGCCGAGCGCGTTGAACGCCGTACCGATGCCGAGCTCCTTGCGCGGGACCGCGGCGTGCCGCATGGCCGGGTGGAAGGCGGCGGCGAAGCAGAAGGTGATCCCGGCCTCGTCGACGACCTCGGCGACCCGGGCCACCGGCAGGTCGAGCCGAACGCCGAGCGCCTCGAGGACGTCGGCGGTGCCGGCCTGCGAGGAGGCCGAGCGGTTGCCGTGCTTGACCACGCGCGCGCCGGCCCCGGCCGCGACGATCGCGGACATGGTCGAGATGTTGACCGAGAAGGAGCGGTCGCCGCCGGTACCGACCACGTCGAGCAGCCGCCCGCGGACGGAGATCGGGGTCATCACGGCGTACATCGCGTCGACGAGGCCGGTGAGCTCGTCGATGGACTCCCCCTTCGCCCGAAGTGCGACCACGAAGCCCGCGATCTGGGCGGGGGTCGCCTCGCCGGCGAGGATCTGCCCCATAGCCCACGAGGACTGGGCGGGCGTCAGGTCCTCCCCGGCGACGAGGGCACCGAGGACGTCGGGCCAGGTCGCCACGTCAGGCCGGGACGCGGGCGCGGAGCAGCGAGACCACGGCCTCCGCGAGCTGGATCGGGTCGAGCGGGTGCGGTACGGCGGCGTCCGCACGCGACCAGGTCGCCAGCCAGGCGTCCTGGGGCCGACCGGTGAGCACCACGAGCGGCGGGCAGTCGAGGATCTCGTCCTTGAGCTGCTTGGCGATGCCCATCCCCCCGGCCGGGACCGCCTCGCCGTCGAGGATCGCGAGGGCCAGGCCGCCGGCGTCCATGTTCTGGATCACCACGGGCTCGGTGGCGACCTCGACGTACTCCAGCTCGGGCAGGTCCGGGTGGGGACGGCGTCCCAGCGCCAGGATGACCTGCTCGCGGGTGTGCACGTCGTCGCTGTAGACGAGGACCTTCAGGGTCTTGGGGGACGTCACCCGCGCGATGCTACTCGGACGCCTCGCGGTCCGCGGCCGCGGCTTGCCGTTCCAGCCGGTCGAGCCGCCGGTCCTCCCGCGCGGCCTCCTTCATCGACGAGCGCACCCACTGCGCGAAGAGCACGACGAAGAACACCAGGCCGACGAGGTCGCCGGCGCCCCACAGGATCCCGCCGGCGAGCTTCTGGTCCTCGTAGGGGTCCGGGAGCCAGGCGCCGAGCGGGCCGTCGTGCAGGGAGGGGTACCAGTCTCCTCCGAGCAGGGTCTTCTGCCCCATGATCGTGACGCCGAGGAAGGCGTGGAACGGCAGCGTCATCACGGTCAGCAGCACCCGGAACGGGTGCGCGACGCGCCCGGGCAGCGGGTCGACCCCGACGATCGGCCAGAAGAAGAGCGCGCCGACGACGACCAGGTGCACGTGCATCATCTCGTGGACGTAGGTCGAGCGCAGCGACGCGTCGTACCAGCCGGAGAAGTAGAGCGCCCACGGCGAGATGACGTAGAGGCCGAAGGTCAGCGGCGGGAAGCCCAGCACCTTCGCCAGCCGGGAGTGCAGCAGCGCGAGCAGCCAGCCGCGCGGCCGCCGCGGGAGGGTCCGCAGCGCCAGGGTCACCGGGGCGCCCAGGGCCAGTGAGAGCGGCACGACCATCGACAGGATCATGTGCTGGACCATGTGGACGCTGACCAGGACGGTGTCGTACGCCGCGAGCCCCGACGAGGTGGCCAGGTAGAACGCCAGCATGCCGACGCCCCAGGCGATGGAGCGGCCGACCGGCCAGCCGTCGCCGCGGCGGCGCAGCGTGAGCACGCCGACGGCGTACAGGCCGGTGGCCCAGACGGTGATGATCAGCGGCAGCGGCGCGATGCCCCACTGGGAGAGCAGTGCTCCGGCGTCGAACGGGGGAAGGTTCTCGACTCCCGCACCGCCCGCAACGACCACCGTCCGAGCGTAGGTGGCAGGTGGTGAGGGCCCAGAACGGGGGGTCGGGATGCCGATGCGATCCGATACCGCCATAATGGCGCCCGTGGCGATCTCAGCTTCGGCAACTCTCCCGGCCTCGCGCCTGCACGGCCAGCACGACCGACCCAGCATGGTCGCGGTCGGCACGATCATCTGGCTGTCCAGCGAGCTCATGTTCTTCGCGGCGCTCTTCGCGTCGTACTTCACGATCCGCTCGGTCTCGCCCGAGATGTGGTCGGAGAACACCCAGCTGCTGAACGTCCCGTTCGCGTCGATCAACACCACGATCCTCGTGCTGTCGTCGTTCACCTGCCAGCTGGGTGTGTTCGCGGCCGAGCGCGGCCAGGTCTCGCGCGCTGGCTCGCTGCTCCAGGTCGGCAAGTGGGGCCTGCGCGAGTGGTTCATCCTGACCTACGTCATGGGTGCCATCTTCGTCGGCGGCCAGGCGCTCGAGTACGCCGAGCTCATCCACGAGGGCGTCACGATCCCCCACGACGCCTACGGCACGATGTTCTACCTGACCACCGGCTTCCACGGCATCCACGTGACCGGCGGTCTCATCGCCTTCCTCTTCGTCCTCGGCCGCACGTACGTCGCCAGGCGCTTCACGCACGAGCAGGCGGTCAGCGCGATCGTCGTCTCGTACTACTGGCACTTCGTCGACGTCGTGTGGATCGGCCTGTTCGCGACGATCTACCTGATCAAGTGACACGGGCCACCCCGATGACGAAGAGCTGTTGGATCCTCCGGACTGACAAGGACTGAATGTGCGCCTCCTGAACCGAACCGCTGGTCGCCTCTCGCGGCATCGCCGCGGTCCGATCGCCGGACTCCTGGTGCTCGTCTGCGGCCTCCTGCTGACAGGTGGCCTCTACGCAGCGCTCGCGCCGGCCCAGGCCGACACCAGCCAGGACGAGGCGGCACTGGTCAAGGAGGGGCGTGAGCTCTTCCTGGTCGGCTGCGCCTTCTGCCACGGCCAGAACGGCGAGGGCGTCCTCACCCAGGGCGGCTCGCAGTACGGGCCCGCCCTGACCGACGTGGGCGCCGCGGCCGTCGACTTCCAGGTCGGCACCGGCCGCATGCCGATGGCCCAGCCCGGCGCCCAGGCGCCGCGCAAGGAGGTCGTCTACACCAAGGAGGAGACCGCTGCGCTCGCGGCGTACGTCGCCTCGCTCGGCACCGGCCCGGCCGTCCCCGACAAGGAGCTCTACTCCACCGAGGGGATGAGCGAGAAGGAGATCGAGGAGCTCGTCGTGCGCGGCGGCCAGATCTTCCTCGCCAACTGCACGGCGTGCCACAACTTCGAGGGCTCCGGCGGCGCCATGCCGCGCGGCGGCTTCGCGCCCAAGATCCGCGGCGTCGACTCCAAGCACATCTACGAGGCGATGCTGACCGGTCCCCAGTCGATGGACACCTTCTCCGACGGCAACATCCCGCCCGAGGACAAGAAGGCCGTCATCGCCTACCTCAACGAGCTGGACCAGGCCCCGAGCTACAGCGGCTTCACGCTGGGCGGCCTCGGACCGGTGAGTGAGGGCATCATCGCCTGGGTCGGCGGCATCGGCCTCCTGGTCGGCTTCGCCGTCTGGATCGCGGCCCACACCACCCGCTCGAGCAAGAAGAAGGACGAGGCGGCAGCGTGACCGACGCACACGACAACCACTCCGACGCGAGCGGGGGCGAGCTCGCGATCCCGATCGCGGACCCGGGCCTGCCCGAGCACCAGTGGCGGCCGACGGACGTCGACCCCGCCAAGGAGAAGCGCGCCGAGCGCCAGGTGGCCACGCTGTTCGGCCTCTCCGCGCTGGCGACCCTCGCCTTCCTGGTCTCCTACTTCACCCTCGACATCGGTGACGACTGGACCCTGATCGGCAACCACGGCGCCTCGACCATGGCGCTGGGCTTCTTCCTCGGTCTCGCACTGCTGTTCATCGGCGTCGGCATCATCCACTGGGCTCGCAAGCTCATGGCCGACCACGAGATGGTCGAGCTGCGCCACCCGGCGAAGTCCTCCGAGGAGGACCGTGAGGTCGCCGTCCAGGCGCTCAACGACGGCATCGCCGAGTCGGGCATCGGGCGCCGTCCGCTGATCCGCAACTCACTGCTCGGTGCGGTCGGCCTGCTGGGCCTGCCGGCCGTGGTCCTGCTGCGCGACCTCGGTCCGCTGCCGGGCGACAAGCTCTACCACACCATCTGGGGCAAGGGGACCAAGGACAAGCCGATGCGCATCGTGCGCGACGGCATCTGGACCCCGATCCTCGCCTCGGACCTCGAGATCGGCGACCTGGTCAACTGCCAGCCCGACGCCTACCACAACCCGGAGCGCTACGACATCGACCCGACCGAGGTCGAGGGCGTGAACCTCCAGGTCCACAAGTCCAAGGCGTCACTGGTCCTGCTCCGGATGAACCCCGGCGACATCAAGCCGGGCAAGGACGCCGAGGGCAAGAGCCGGAAGAACTGGACGGTCAACGGCATCGTGGCCTACTCCAAGATCTGCACCCACGTCGGCTGCCCGATCTCGCTGAACGAGCGGACGACCCACCACCTGCTGTGCCCCTGTCACCAGTCCACCTTCGACCTCGCCGACTCCGGCAAGGTGGTGTTCGGCCCCGCCGGCCGTCCGCTGCCCCAGCTGCCGATCACCGTCGACGACGAGGGCTACCTGGTCGCACAGCGTGACTTCGACGAGCCCGTCGGCCCGAGCTTCTGGGAGCGTGACTACTATGACCGTTGGTGACATGAGCAAGGTCGCCACGACCAACGGCACGACGCCCGCCACCGCCAAGGGTGGCAAGGCCGCCGGCGCCATCGCCAACTGGGCCGACGAGCGCCTGGGCCTCGGCACGGCGATGAAGAAGAACATCCGCAAGGTGTTCCCGGACCACTGGTCGTTCATGCTGGGCGAGATCGCCCTGTGGAGCTTCGTGGTCGTCCTGCTGACCGGTGTCTTCCTGACGCTGTGGTTCGACCCGAGCATGACCGAGGTCCAGTACGACGGCGCCTACGACCCGCTGCGCGGCGTCCACATGTCCTCGGCGTACGCCTCCTCGCTCGACATCTCGTTCGACGTGCGCGGCGGCCTGCTCATGCGGCAGATGCACCACTGGGGCGCGATGATCTTCATCGCCTCGATGATGATCCACATGATGCGCGTCTACTTCACCGGCGCCTTCCGCAAGCCGCGCGAGCTCAACTGGGTGATCGGCTGCCTGCTGCTGCTGCTCGGCACGATCGAGGGCTTCACCGGTTACTCGCTTCCCGACGACCTGCTCTCCGGCACCGGCGTGCGCGCCGCGGACGGCTTCATGAAGGCCTCGCCGGTCATCGGCTCCTACATGTCGTTCTTCCTGTTCGGCGGCGAGTTCCCGGGTGACGCGATCATCCCCCGCTTCTACGCGATGCACATCCTGCTCATCCCCGGCCTGCTGCTCGCGCTGGTGGCCGCGCACATGCTGCTGCTCGTCTACCACAAGCACACCCAGTGGCCTGGTCCCGGCCGGACCGAGCAGAACGTCGTCGGCTACCCGATGCTCCCGGTCTACGCGGCCAAGGCGGGCGGCTTCTTCTTCATCGTGTTCGGCACCATCGCCACGATGGGCGGCCTGTTCTCGATCAACGCGGTCTGGAAGTACGGCCCCTACGACCCGTCCAAGGTGACCGCGGGCTCGCAGCCTGACTGGTACATGGGCTGGCCCGACGGCCTGCTGCGCATCATCCCGGCCTGGGAGACCCACATCTGGGGCATCACGCTGTCCTGGAATGTGATGATCCCGATCCTGGTGATGCCGCCGCTGATGCTGATGATCCTGATGGCGCTGCCGTTCC
The genomic region above belongs to Nocardioides sp. QY071 and contains:
- the trpD gene encoding anthranilate phosphoribosyltransferase; amino-acid sequence: MATWPDVLGALVAGEDLTPAQSSWAMGQILAGEATPAQIAGFVVALRAKGESIDELTGLVDAMYAVMTPISVRGRLLDVVGTGGDRSFSVNISTMSAIVAAGAGARVVKHGNRSASSQAGTADVLEALGVRLDLPVARVAEVVDEAGITFCFAAAFHPAMRHAAVPRKELGIGTAFNALGPLANPTRPAAQAIGCADPRLAPVMAGVFARRGVDAWVFRGDDGLDELTTTTTSRLWQVHGGEVSEVSVDPTALGIAPATAEDLRGGDAQHNAGVVRDLLDGKTGPVRDAVLLNAGAALAVYDAPGAPYDEALLAGIARAGEAIDSGAARATLDRWVAAAGR
- a CDS encoding heme-copper oxidase subunit III, translating into MHGQHDRPSMVAVGTIIWLSSELMFFAALFASYFTIRSVSPEMWSENTQLLNVPFASINTTILVLSSFTCQLGVFAAERGQVSRAGSLLQVGKWGLREWFILTYVMGAIFVGGQALEYAELIHEGVTIPHDAYGTMFYLTTGFHGIHVTGGLIAFLFVLGRTYVARRFTHEQAVSAIVVSYYWHFVDVVWIGLFATIYLIK
- a CDS encoding cytochrome bc complex cytochrome b subunit; the encoded protein is MSKVATTNGTTPATAKGGKAAGAIANWADERLGLGTAMKKNIRKVFPDHWSFMLGEIALWSFVVVLLTGVFLTLWFDPSMTEVQYDGAYDPLRGVHMSSAYASSLDISFDVRGGLLMRQMHHWGAMIFIASMMIHMMRVYFTGAFRKPRELNWVIGCLLLLLGTIEGFTGYSLPDDLLSGTGVRAADGFMKASPVIGSYMSFFLFGGEFPGDAIIPRFYAMHILLIPGLLLALVAAHMLLLVYHKHTQWPGPGRTEQNVVGYPMLPVYAAKAGGFFFIVFGTIATMGGLFSINAVWKYGPYDPSKVTAGSQPDWYMGWPDGLLRIIPAWETHIWGITLSWNVMIPILVMPPLMLMILMALPFLEAWITGDKREHHLLQRPRNAPTRTAIMVALMTFYGLSWAAGGNDIIAIKMHLSINEITYFMRAAVFLGPVIAFIITRRWCISLQRHDEGKLLHGYETGVLVRSPEGGYAEKHLPLPEGKAYTLTARDDDPTPETVEEIDASGATGRSARLRKLRAKLATVFFADNVQKPTAEELHEAQHHAEHELHELESQIAAGPNRHGPAEH
- a CDS encoding cytochrome c oxidase assembly protein; translation: MVVAGGAGVENLPPFDAGALLSQWGIAPLPLIITVWATGLYAVGVLTLRRRGDGWPVGRSIAWGVGMLAFYLATSSGLAAYDTVLVSVHMVQHMILSMVVPLSLALGAPVTLALRTLPRRPRGWLLALLHSRLAKVLGFPPLTFGLYVISPWALYFSGWYDASLRSTYVHEMMHVHLVVVGALFFWPIVGVDPLPGRVAHPFRVLLTVMTLPFHAFLGVTIMGQKTLLGGDWYPSLHDGPLGAWLPDPYEDQKLAGGILWGAGDLVGLVFFVVLFAQWVRSSMKEAAREDRRLDRLERQAAAADREASE
- a CDS encoding c-type cytochrome; translated protein: MNRTAGRLSRHRRGPIAGLLVLVCGLLLTGGLYAALAPAQADTSQDEAALVKEGRELFLVGCAFCHGQNGEGVLTQGGSQYGPALTDVGAAAVDFQVGTGRMPMAQPGAQAPRKEVVYTKEETAALAAYVASLGTGPAVPDKELYSTEGMSEKEIEELVVRGGQIFLANCTACHNFEGSGGAMPRGGFAPKIRGVDSKHIYEAMLTGPQSMDTFSDGNIPPEDKKAVIAYLNELDQAPSYSGFTLGGLGPVSEGIIAWVGGIGLLVGFAVWIAAHTTRSSKKKDEAAA
- a CDS encoding Rieske 2Fe-2S domain-containing protein, which codes for MTDAHDNHSDASGGELAIPIADPGLPEHQWRPTDVDPAKEKRAERQVATLFGLSALATLAFLVSYFTLDIGDDWTLIGNHGASTMALGFFLGLALLFIGVGIIHWARKLMADHEMVELRHPAKSSEEDREVAVQALNDGIAESGIGRRPLIRNSLLGAVGLLGLPAVVLLRDLGPLPGDKLYHTIWGKGTKDKPMRIVRDGIWTPILASDLEIGDLVNCQPDAYHNPERYDIDPTEVEGVNLQVHKSKASLVLLRMNPGDIKPGKDAEGKSRKNWTVNGIVAYSKICTHVGCPISLNERTTHHLLCPCHQSTFDLADSGKVVFGPAGRPLPQLPITVDDEGYLVAQRDFDEPVGPSFWERDYYDRW